One Papaver somniferum cultivar HN1 chromosome 10, ASM357369v1, whole genome shotgun sequence genomic window carries:
- the LOC113315839 gene encoding uncharacterized protein LOC113315839, producing the protein MSRRTNGSTDPHDEGFGDVVRDLNVVAQATQQQVNLNQNAPPPPPPPNQRALLVRRFIEQKPDSFEGSSDPLVAEDWIDKIEKIFTLLGVNDEDKLDLVVYKLEGEATRWWDLTRRSRNDGLFTWMEFRLSFLNKYFPQTARNQRMIEFMLLTQRNMTVAQYQAKFEELSRFAPHLVENEELKAFKFQEGLKPSIKSRLSVLKITSYIEIVERAMIAERDLEEAARIRERHAGDRNGNGKNKNHPYERKENGEDAQRNLQHVVCFECKQPGHYKRNFPQLGAQRDQPSGRNVRIEVTSKFRDEIS; encoded by the coding sequence ATGTCTCGTCGTACTAATGGTTCAACCGACCCACATGATGAGGGTTTCGGTGATGTTGTTCGTGATTTGAATGTTGTTGCTCAAGCGACGCAACAACAAGTGAATCTTAATCAGAAcgcacctcctcctcctccaccacctAATCAACGGGCTTTGTTAGTTAGAAGGTTTATTGAACAAAAGCCTGATTCCTTCGAGGGTAGTTCTGATCCACTAGTTGCTGAAGATTGGATAGATAAGATTGAGAAAATATTTACCCTATTAGGCGTGAATGACGAGGATAAGCTGGATCTTGTTGTTTATAAGCTTGAGGGTGAGGCCACTCGCTGGTGGGACTTGACTCGTCGTTCGAGGAATGACGGTCTGTTTACGTGGATGGAATTTCGACTCTCTTTCCTAAATAAGTACTTTCCACAAACTGCGCGAAACCAACGCATGATCGAGTTTATGCTTTTGACCCAGAGAAATATGACAGTGGCGCAATATCAAGCCAAGTTTGAAGAACTTTCTCGTTTTGCTCCCCACCTGGTTGAGAATGAAGAGCTGAAGGCTTTTAAGTTTCAGGAGGGACTTAAGCCTTCAATTAAGAGTAGGTTGTCTGTTTTGAAGATTACATCTTATATTGAGATAGTGGAGAGAGCGATGATCGCGGAGAGAGATCTCGAGGAAGCAGCGAGAATCCGTGAGCGTCATGCTGGCGATAGGAATGGGAACGGTAAGAATAAAAACCACCCGTATGAAAGGAAAGAGAACGGAGAAGATGCACAAAGAAATCTCCAACATGTCGTGTGTTTTGAGTGCAAGCAACCCGGTCACTATAAGAGGAATTTCCCCCAACTTGGTGCTCAGCGGGATCAACCTTCTGGGCGCAACGTCAGAATCGAGGTAACCTCTAAATTTCGTGACGAAATTTCTTAA